In Spirosoma pollinicola, the genomic window CGACCGCGCTGGTTGTGCAGGAACTGTTTCTGGTAGAGGCATACTGTGTTTTTGGTATTCTGCTACAACCTACAAAAAAATAAGACAGGCTCAGTGGATTACTAGGCCTGTCTTATTTTAGTACTCTTGAAGCCCAGCCTAAAATAAACCTTTAATTTATATACAGCCATTTCGCATATAATGCCTTTTGCGCGGCAGTCTGGTTCTCTACGGGTTCAATCCGGTAGCTAACCAGCGGATTCTGTGTTAAGGTAACGGGGATTTCGCGAAGAAGCCCGGCCCGGTTAACCAGCACGATTATCTTATCGCCCACCTTACGACCGCTAATAAGGCGCAAAAGGTCATCACCCACGCGAACACCGTTTACGGATATAATTTCATCGCCAACATTTAAGCCATCCGTATACGCTGCTGATCCACGCCGAACACTGGAGATCGTTGATTTACCGTTGGCCGGGCTGGTCGCTGCCCCCAGAAAACCGTCCTGCACTTTAGCCGCTACGTTGGTCAGTTTCACCCCCACAGGTTCAAAGTAGGCATTGTAGTTTATAGGCTCTGATGTGTTCACACCGATGTTGAAGAAGTCATCGAGTTTACGACCGGCAACCTGTTCGGCCGCCTTACGAAACTCGTCATCCGTAAACCCTCGCTTTTGCTTTTTGTAGTATTCAGCATACAGGAGCCGTAGCAGATCGTCCATGTTCCGTTGGCCGTTGGTTCCTGCCAGAATGGCCAGGTTTAACAACGATCCCAACACGCTGCCCTTGCTATAATAGGATATCGTTGTATTGGCCGAGTTTTCGTTTGGCCGGTAGCCTTTAATCCACGCATCCCAACTCGACTCAGCCGCCGATTGAACGCGCGTACCCGGTTGATTTTCAATTTCGGTAATGCTGCTGGCGACCAGATTGAGGTAAGCCTCCGGCGTATGAAACCCGGCTCTTCGCAAAATATACTCCTGATAAAATGAGGTACATCCTTCTGATAGCCAGAGCATATGGGTATAATTCTCGTTCTCGTAATCGAACGGTCCCAGCGCTACCGGCCGGATGCGCTTTACATTCCAGAGGTGGAAATACTCGTGAGCAACCAGCGAGAGAAAGCGTTTGTAATTCGCGTCGGTGGCGTAGGCATTGCGTGTCGTTTCGAGGGTTGTTGAATTAAGGTGTTCAAGACCGCCCCCACCCGGCGGAATGTGATGGACAATAAAGGTATAGTGTTTGCAGGGGTGTTCGCCTACAACCGTGGCAGCAGCTTCGCAAACGCGCTTGTAATCGGCCGATAAACGTTGCTGATTATAGTCTACATCGCCAAACATAGCCACCGTATGCGGAACGTTGGAAGCCGTGAAGCTGAAGGTTTTCTGATTACCAATCTCAATGGGGGAATCGACCAATATGTCAAAATCGGCTGCTTCAAACGTATTTGCCTGTCCATCGAC contains:
- a CDS encoding M61 family metallopeptidase — translated: MKKNARLLYLLTVWTFFIPFSSTATPVIADEETPPAASPTVTYVLSMPEPQTHYFEVEMQLKNVASATNAKKNGYLDIKMPVWTPGSYLIREYAKNVEAFTASAGGKAVSSDKIRKNAWRVYSSEDNLTIRYRVYANELTVRTSFVDADHGYVTPAGVFMYHDALKTIPLRVVVQPYKDWKSVTTGLEPVDGQANTFEAADFDILVDSPIEIGNQKTFSFTASNVPHTVAMFGDVDYNQQRLSADYKRVCEAAATVVGEHPCKHYTFIVHHIPPGGGGLEHLNSTTLETTRNAYATDANYKRFLSLVAHEYFHLWNVKRIRPVALGPFDYENENYTHMLWLSEGCTSFYQEYILRRAGFHTPEAYLNLVASSITEIENQPGTRVQSAAESSWDAWIKGYRPNENSANTTISYYSKGSVLGSLLNLAILAGTNGQRNMDDLLRLLYAEYYKKQKRGFTDDEFRKAAEQVAGRKLDDFFNIGVNTSEPINYNAYFEPVGVKLTNVAAKVQDGFLGAATSPANGKSTISSVRRGSAAYTDGLNVGDEIISVNGVRVGDDLLRLISGRKVGDKIIVLVNRAGLLREIPVTLTQNPLVSYRIEPVENQTAAQKALYAKWLYIN